Genomic segment of Staphylococcus equorum:
TCAATGGCTTTCTCCAAATACATTTAAGAGCACTACACCTATAACAATTAAGCCAATAGAAATTATACTAATTAAATTAACATTTTCTTTAAAAACGATAACTGAGATTATTGTTGTTAATACTAATCCTAGACCTGCCCATGTTGCATAAGTTATATTTAAGGGCAA
This window contains:
- the qacG gene encoding quaternary ammonium compound efflux SMR transporter QacG; this translates as MHYLYLFISIATEIIGTSFLKTSEGFTKLWPTLGTLLSFGICFYFLSLTIKFLPLNITYATWAGLGLVLTTIISVIVFKENVNLISIISIGLIVIGVVLLNVFGESH